The genome window CAGATATATTTCCGAACACCACATTGACCAACGTAGCTgcacaagatcgaaggcagatagggacaccCAGAGCCaagataaaaatatatttttatatggctctggggaCACTTAGATTCGAGAGATGATGGAAGACAAGTCGTAtcagagatcgcatgctggccttagTAGATAgaattgatcagcatggcttgtcagggaTATCATTTTGCCACACATTGAAGACTTTGTAGAGGTAGGCCTACTtgggtagcctggctctgccctcctacgtacttccgctcaatttggattttgcttctgtactaggtctgggagctcggctctgaagtcggtttccagaaacaatttttttgtaggttcaatcagcgaacagagggagtggctgagaatgatgacgttgtgcacttgtttgagtagttcagtaatggcagcggagaaagatgcgagcaaaactattctgcggttgtggcaacgctgccgaatataggttaaagccggagcaagaacattccttgctgagttttgttggtggccattatgttgtggccctccccacggggttcgggaaaagtttgattttccagctacggcagctagctccgttacagcagtggtgaaggagttggctaaggcgaacactTGCGATTGGtaatggcaaatcagagtggctctgggcggatccaatagttttaaacttcaacagaggaccggTTGTCAATGGGGAGAtaccagaccctctgtacaaatgaaatgtacgagggtctggttaggaccaggctactacTTGGGCGGAAGTGCTCTGGAATGTAGacattggccgcgtttcccagattcgttaagaagctcttaacgaatctggaaaACATGGCCATACGTAGCTTCCCCGGTTGAAAAGATAAGCTAGCCTCAAAATGTCCTGGTTcatcaagcccccacccctcggcttgaggcaacagccccggtgggtatagttggtattgcatttccgattttctacccgactcgtccggtcgtttttattctattaactccagtcaacatatctaaaactatctcccccccaaaaaattgttcgattctcaaacctggctcatactactagctttttcatagaataatttctcctgatttttgctaagtttgaaaccaatccgaaatgggtaaactagcaccccatttatttgtcaagaaaagttgcctggaaacttGTTCGCGGATACCAACAggggacgagcacaaaagggaacatcagcaaatcgctgatttacctgagcttaatgagaacaaggagaaagggtttgataatctacagttgcctgcctttattgtagcacgttttacaaatggttgcaaaAATACATGATGGTTGTTTGAGAgtttatgtccgttattttaaagcagatttaacaatTTCGTAATTAACACTATTATGCTCAAGGCATGACAAACGTAGCCTTATTATACCGTGGTAAAGTTGGTTGGAAGTTCgatattcaacagacattcggACGCCCGTATCGCCCGTATATTTAgggaccatcaacaaattacacatttaaaatgtcaaaattcaatagcttttcaacaacatgaactagaAACATAACAATTATGTTAAACTGTTCaaaatgtatacatacacattgcacagcctttattttgtttattttcatatCTAAACATAGCATAATATAATTAGTTgaaatatcgtggcatgttacggcgtcattattgattgttgacatgttattctggagcaaGGACGAATATAATGTCTGATGTCCAcaatatggtcgttatattgttatgACTTTATGTCAACactacaacgatggcattaacaataagctagtaatagtaaacaacactcatcatcattataatagtaacataggtaggctttaggcttaatttagcttgctcTGCAAAGCTataacaacgacggagccagatattcaagttcacagtttatttatccaacacaatacagcagtcaaactataaacacaaagcaaaaataacaacgtataggccctgcacctataatactacagtactaatagtatTAATCTTCGTAACATTCACAGGCATCTGCTTtttgatcggacttgtaccacattctgacagttttctgcaatgccttagctccagctcacaaactcgcgactggttgtcgcaaagtatgacgtatacagctagttgcaagcatgcacgagtttcggagctaggaacaagcttctgcccaagaccggacgagtcggtctggaaagatggcgcggtccattAGGAGTTCTCGCTTACCTCACTgcaccactgagcacttttcatagaaattaatggggacgccatcttggaggaCAGAAGTTAGAAgttagttatattaactctatgtgGTTCATACACTGCAAATATCTTGTGGTTATCCTGAGGTAAAATTCTTCTAAATTATTGTAAAAAACCTATGAACTTCTTTTTTTCTGGACTGGCAAGTTATTTTTTGTCATCGccaagagtgtatggctgcatcccgcctcatgccctcccgcctcatgccctcccgcctcatgccctcccgcctcatgccctcccgcctcatgccctcccgtctcatgccctcccgtctcatgccctcccgtctcatgccctcccgtctcatgccctcccgtctcatgccctcccgtctcatgccctctacttttcaaaataaaagcttgtctggtccactatttctccttcctactttggtgtacgttttttttttagctagactacaaactaaaatccattctacggctgcagcctgggacgctcggttgagtttaggcgtcacaacgacggttgaggttaggattagtttaaggctAGGAGTTgtagcagaggtcgaggttaaggttaTAACCACaacggttgggggacaatgatggtctgtacagcacaccgtgcatGTTGTCACCTgcagtgttttcttttttttaaagacactgatgtgtaccttaaggaaaattaaaaaaaaaaaaacatcaaagtctgcaaccataaattgctctaggtaatgttagctaatattcgctaacaaatgtcaacataaaacgctgattaagttttaaatgaaggtcatcgcaggtttcatcaaatatacgttaacatcaggtacagaacaataacatccagaaatcagcaaataatatattgattaaaaaaatctATTTCAAGTTTatcaatttattgcaacaaacgtgctcacgaacttacctttaactccatccgtaTTTGCGATTTagtatttttgaccctctgactttaccattggacagcttgggcatgagacAGGAGGGCATAagacgggaggctgcagccTGTAGCCATACCCGTCTCGACATCGCAGGCTCCGACAGCTTGTTGCGCAATcatttcaaaacaaaaataGATACAATATAAAacgggaaaaagagaaaaacaaagcaCATAAAACATTTGTAACAAATGGTTGTGAAGTCATTTACACTCCCATCAAATCGTTAGAGCTTAATTGAGAACCGTTAATTTAGATGTTGCAACCTAGATATGTTTGTTAGTTTGCATAATTATAATTTACATGGAAATAAGATGGAATATATCTAAGGAAAGATATTGTGTTTCTATTGTGTTTTGGTTTTGTTAATATTCTGGGAACGGTTCTGATAGATGTGGGTGTCTAGAGGATCGGGGTTTTGGgttgatgatgatgtcatcagcaaGCGTTTTTTTGCGCGGGTTTAAAAGAAGATGCTTTGTGAAATCTCCAACGACCGCCTTTGAAAATAAAGTTGCCAAAGAAAGATGAATTGATGTCTGTTCAAGGGTGTAACATAAATTGGTGTTTCCGCCCGGTCTAGAGTGTTTTTACCACGAAGCAAGAGGAATGACGAGTGACCGGTTCGGATATTGTAAGAGCTATCGCTAAATCGGGTCTGTATGGTTTTGTCTCCGAAGCGTCGTCGTTGACTGGTTGAGTTGATGATCAAACGATTTTGAAAGTACTTTTGGGgatatggagctagaaagctgacaaaagtatctgaattttaatatgacaattctgaaatatttGGGTGtcgaatttaataaaactgaattattttgatccaaaaatacaaattgcatgaattcagattcttgaaattcagattcttgaaattcaggtTCTTGAatttcagattgctgaaattcagattcttgaaattcagattcttgaaattcagatttctgaaattcagattaatattttgtctgaactaggccaaaggtgaaacagcttgccttcacagggaaaagtagacgatttcggaacgaccgaatctagacattctctgaaCGATTTTTACCCCAGAACAAAAGCTAAGAAttgctcgttggaggaagagtagcctatggagcaagtgcttatgaaacttgtaaaaacttgtgtcttctcctctgccaaaatcggcagttactgttaccaagtgagtcgagaTAGAGTcagagggcggcggagaccgatggaagacgcggaacaacTGGCAACGTAGCTATCTAAAATGTTTTCGTGGGAAACGTGAGCAGTCGTACtatttttcttaaaaaattaagaaaagaaAAGCTTAGTAATaatactttattttttattttgccaACATAAGGACTGCTGGCTGTGTACAGTATAGATATCAAAATAAAATCTGTCCTACATGACGGAACATGTAGTGCAGATGGGCCAAGTAACAGTTATAGCATACTGTTGTAGTGGGCATTTATTTGCGTGTTATTTATTGGAGTCATATGAGCTACATGGTTGTGTCTAATTACACATTTCTAATGAGGAATATTGACATATTTATTTCATGCGTTTTATCTGTATAAAAGTATGTCCGAATGCTACGCATGATGTGGCGTACAATCACGTCACAATGGTGTATATTCATACTTAAGTGAAACATTACAGAGCTACTTCACATTTTTTCTGAACAGGCAGGTGAATAGTAACTTGAAGACTATTGTAAGCTTTCTCAGAAGATTTCCTCAGGTTCTACAGACaattttgtgcttttttggtgagtaattcttatttacacattAATGTTTCCCCTATTTATTGTAATCTTACACAAAACATAATTTTATGCTCAATTTAATCCACACTTTTGTTATGCGTTACCGTAAATATCATGGCTGTACAACTAAGAAAATGTCCCTCAGATTCAAAATTCTAATACATTTAAAGCAAGTTTTGATAATAAATCAATCATTAaagcttaataataataataataattgaatgGCTGGTCGGTATACAGACAAGAAATATGTTGCCAATGTAAAAGGACTGCTGGGCTTGTATGGAtttcaaaatcaaatctgtcCTACATGACGGAACCTGTAGTGCAGAAGGGCAAAGTAACATCGCATAGCCTACGTTTTGTAGTTTGCATAGTGGGCATTGTTTGCGCATTATTTATTGGAGTCACGAGctacatgcttgtgtgtaatTACACATTTCCAATGAAGAATATTGACACATTTATTTTACGGACATACTTTCTGTATAAAAAGTATGTTTGAATGCTACACATGATTACGTACAAAAACGTCATAATGGTGTATATTTATACTTAAATGAAACATTACACAGCTACATCACATTTCTTCTGAACAGGCAGGTGAATAGTCACTTGAAGACTTGTATTACAAGCTTTCTCAGAAGACTTTCTCAGGCTCTTCAGAGAATTTTGTGCTTTTTGGTGAGtaattcttatttacacattAATGTTTCCCCTACTTACATGTAAAACATAATTTAATTCTAAATTTAATCCACACTTTTGTTATGCAGTTACTGTCAATTTCATTgcatcaaatacatttaaagcaaGTTTTGATTTTTTTGGTCAATAAAaagaataaataataataaaaagagaCTCAAGACTCAGTCCACAAATGGCCTGTAAATCAAACCTCAACAGCATTGGAGTTACAAAAGTTACAAGTCTTCTCTCTCAATTGCTTCACAGCCAATCATTGTGTGCCGAAACCAAACTCTTCCAGTCGGGTCAGGACTGGTTAGAGAAAGGGACGACGCAGAAATGGTAACAGCCTAATAATATCAACTTAAATTTCAATGTTTAAACAGCAACATGGTCAAATACCtctctgagtgactgtgtctctaatgTAGGAAGTTGACCATGATGGAACAACTATCCAAGAGGTGGAAACGGATTGGAAAAATCAGGATGATCTTTCACTACATTCCCTTGATGAGGCAGATTATCTGGTCAGTAATTTATGCATAGCGATAGGTGAAAGGGATGACACAGAATTGGTAAGATCCTTTTTTTACATAAACCTAAATGGTTAATCATCAAACATGGTCAAATAcctctgagtgactgtgtctctaatgTAGGAAATGGAACGTGGTGGGAACACTATCCGTCAGTCCGTAGATTACGATGACCTCTCTCTATGTTCAGTCAGCGAGAGAGATTTTCTGGTCAGTTTGTGCATCGAAAGCATCAAGGTACATTACATTTTGAAGATAGACTGTGTGAACAATATGTTTCCATCTGACTCACAGTCTGATGAGGACCGTGACCGCCAGCAGAATCCACTTCCGGATAAACGCCtggtaggtgtatgtgtgtgacaaaaGGTCAATGAATTGGCTTTTTCTACTAGTGCTGCATCAGCTTTtccctcatttacatttagtcatttaacagacgctcttatccagagcgacttacagtaagtacagggacattcccccgaggcaagtaggttgaagtgcgttgcccaaggacataatttaatttggcacggccggtaaTCAAACTGGAAACctcctgattaatagcccaattccctaactgctcagccatctgacccacgtGACCTCCCTCCCCATATTTCCCTCTTCCCTGTTCTTGCACATTGTACTCTACTTTTGGTCTCCCTAGAATCATGTTATGGATTACGAAGCCCAGGGCCTTCTTCCTTCTTCTGTGAGAGCCGTGACCGAGCCTTGCGTCTCTAAGGACGTGCACCCCCCCATGCTACAAGATCAGAAGAGGCGCGACAGGCAGTCCCATGACACAAGAGTCATGAAAAGGTTCCAAAAAACCCTGGTTGCCCTGGAACAGGACCTTATGAAAACCAAGGAAGAGATCCTAGACACCAACGAGTACTTAAAGGAGATGTCTCGTGTGAAGAGCCAGGGAAAAGGCCTGATGGGTGCGTCTCTGAGAAGACTTGTTTATAAAGTCAGAGGGAGAAGGCTCCAGAAGATTCAGGCGCAGAAGTATATTCGGGTCAACAAAGATTTCGATGCGCTGATCCAAGTGGTGATGGAGGACTGCAAAGATGATCTCAATCTGACGGGCCTAGAGAACTGGGAGAAAGAGGTTAAGAGGCTGCGCATGGCCTGCAGGGCCTGTACTGAGAGGATCCCACCACCCGAGGTGTGTCGTTCcccaccacaggtccaaccctCTCAGGAAGAGAAGTCCTCCATCCAGCGCGTTGTAAGTAATTAGTACAGACCTACTATACATATTCATTTATTCAGCTAATGTTTGATTCAAGGTGTGGCATGGCACTGTTTGTTGATTATCATCCTACAGAGCAATATCCCAGGTCCCACAGGCCAAAAGGTTATGTCTTGTCTTGTGACTCTGTCTCCCCAGGATCTATCTGAGACAGAGATCACTCTTGTGGTCCCCCGAATCGAGGATGCCATGGAAtccctccctctgactcctcctactcctgaggccctcctccccaacctGCAGCTTCCCCGGGCTTTGACTCCCCTCAACCGTGTCACTGTTAGAGTTGTGACTCCTACGTGGCCTGAGTCTCTGCCTGCTGTGGAGTATTTACCCCTTCCTCGTCTGACACCAATTACCCACTTGAGTGCTGATGTGAAGAAGCTGCTCCAAGGAGGACTGGAAGGGCTCCAGCAGGTAGGTCATTATCATCACAGGCAAATATATGATGATATTCACTGTTAAagcataaatacatttaagttaATTGAATACATTGCGGACTAATGAGGCTGGAAAAGAACCGTGATTTCATTGGTTATATTTTTTCCCAGCTCAGTGATTCATCCATgtaagcttgtgttctgctttcaggatgtgatggaggagaagaagaagactggcaaaggggagaagaagaagcctGGCAGAGGGGAGAAGAAGGCCAAAACCCAGCGGCATGTCAAACCACTGCTTGTGTTGGAAGCCAGAAACAAACAGCCAGAGGAATACTCTGAAACcaatgtggaggaggagaaaaagaaaaagaagaatgtgGGAAAGAGGTGAGGGCAGATAGCAGAAAGGCTAAATGGAGGGGGTAGTAGAATGTGGGTGAAAACAGTAAGACCCTCAGTGTAAGGATGAGAGAATGCGTACTGGTATGGCAGAttacattttatgttttttcttATGATTGACAGGTTTCTGCAGTGGCTGTCACGGAAACTCATCTGTTGTTCAGATGTTTAACAAACATCATGCATGCAAACTcatgctctttttctctctctgtcttt of Hypomesus transpacificus isolate Combined female chromosome 11, fHypTra1, whole genome shotgun sequence contains these proteins:
- the LOC124474144 gene encoding uncharacterized protein LOC124474144, whose protein sequence is MERGGNTIRQSVDYDDLSLCSVSERDFLSDEDRDRQQNPLPDKRLNHVMDYEAQGLLPSSVRAVTEPCVSKDVHPPMLQDQKRRDRQSHDTRVMKRFQKTLVALEQDLMKTKEEILDTNEYLKEMSRVKSQGKGLMGASLRRLVYKVRGRRLQKIQAQKYIRVNKDFDALIQVVMEDCKDDLNLTGLENWEKEVKRLRMACRACTERIPPPEVCRSPPQVQPSQEEKSSIQRVDLSETEITLVVPRIEDAMESLPLTPPTPEALLPNLQLPRALTPLNRVTVRVVTPTWPESLPAVEYLPLPRLTPITHLSADVKKLLQGGLEGLQQDVMEEKKKTGKGEKKKPGRGEKKAKTQRHVKPLLVLEARNKQPEEYSETNVEEEKKKKKNVGKRFLQWLSRKLICCSDV